A window of the Dictyostelium discoideum AX4 chromosome 4 chromosome, whole genome shotgun sequence genome harbors these coding sequences:
- the ponC1 gene encoding ponticulin-related protein, which translates to MKFTKSLLLLIVAVFASSNAAETFSNFQVTNSDANSPCVTTPVELKVNTCQSACGSILNVLPVTGSTSKFTFNQFGAQDTKCAATPTSSNEFTCVDGKSKVAIGTTTYSVVCVPDKTNSSESDSSDSTRIGASFALAASVLLSMLAI; encoded by the coding sequence atgaaatttaccaaatcattattattattaattgttgcaGTTTTTGCTTCTTCAAACGCAGCTGAAACTTTCTCAAATTTTCAAGTTACAAATTCAGATGCCAACTCTCCATGTGTAACAACACCAGTTGAATTAAAGGTTAATACTTGCCAATCTGCTTGTGGTTCAATTCTTAATGTATTACCAGTGACCGGTTCAACTTCAAAGTTTACATTTAATCAATTTGGTGCTCAAGATACAAAATGTGCTGCAACTCCTACTTCTTCAAATGAATTCACTTGTGTAGATGGTAAATCAAAAGTTGCAATTGGTACTACAACATACTCAGTTGTTTGTGTTCCAGATAAAACAAACTCTTCAGAGTCTGACTCTTCTGATTCTACCAGAATTGGTGCTAGTTTTGCTCTTGCTGCCTCTGTTTTACTCTCAATGTTAGctatataa